TCAATCCTTGCCAAGGGAGGAAGTTCTTTTTTTATGTCACTGATGAAATGATTTAATTCTTCCGTTTTTCCCTCAATATCCATCTCCACGCCCTGATTTGTATTAAGGACCCACCCCGATAAATGACAATTTTGTACTAATTTATGAACAAAGGGTCGGAACCCGACCCCCTGTACAATACCTTTGATAATTATATTTTTTCTAACTTTCATCTCTTTTTTTTCTTACCTGTTCTTTTAACCAATCAAACCAGTTATTCAAACCTTCTCCGGTCTTACAAGAAATTTCAAATATCTTAATTTTACTATTTATATTTAAAGAGTCTTTCTTTATTTTGGCTATATTAAAATTTGTATAAGCCAATAAATCAATCTTATTGATTAAAACTACACTTGCTTTACGGAATATTACCGGATATTTTATCGGCTTATCGTCCCCTTCGGGTATACTCACCATCACTACCCTATCATCTTCTCCCAAATCAAATCCTGCAGGACAAACTAAATTACCCACATTTTCAATAACAAAAAGGTCAGTTTCTTTAAAGTTATAGTTGTTCAATACACCATCTACCATATTAGCATCAAGATGGCAAGCTCCATCAGTATTTATTTGAGTTACCGGAATATTATATTTTTCTATCCTCTCAGCATCATTGGCGGTTTGGAGATCTCCCTCTAGCACTGCAATTTTTATTTCATTTTTCAGGGAATCTATGGTCCTTTCTAAAAGGCTGGTTTTCCC
This sequence is a window from Candidatus Atribacteria bacterium. Protein-coding genes within it:
- the hypB gene encoding hydrogenase accessory protein HypB, which produces MTKVKVFTNILKANDSIAQKNRDLFNKNKVYTINLMSSPGSGKTSLLERTIDSLKNEIKIAVLEGDLQTANDAERIEKYNIPVTQINTDGACHLDANMVDGVLNNYNFKETDLFVIENVGNLVCPAGFDLGEDDRVVMVSIPEGDDKPIKYPVIFRKASVVLINKIDLLAYTNFNIAKIKKDSLNINSKIKIFEISCKTGEGLNNWFDWLKEQVRKKRDES